A window of Zavarzinella sp. contains these coding sequences:
- a CDS encoding sulfatase-like hydrolase/transferase produces the protein MRLFLYAAIIFICGMKIQAAEKPNVLFLFTDDQRPDCVGALGHPVLQTPHLDSLVKRGFTLTNNYCLGANSGAVCLPSRNMLLSGRAYFRFKGMAEPTKPHLPGSFKKAGYETYHHGKIGNTARLIHKEFDHSKYLQPNDDAERRNGEPGKQVVDDAIGFLKQRTSDKPFLMYLAFGNPHDPRVAAEKYLKMYDRSKIPLPKNYMPYHPFNNGELFVRDERLAPWPRTEDEVRKQLHEYFAVITAMDGHIGRLLAHLEETGAMKNTIVVFSSDHGLAMGSHGLFGKQSIYEHSMKAPLIVAGPGVPHGKSDAMTYLLDIFPTLCDLSGVEMPENIDGKSFAPVIRGKATTHRDRIFLSYQGVQRSIRIGNWKCIRYPQINKTQLFDLATDPDELHDLAGEAKHADRITMMLTTLKEEQKHYGDMQPLEVAKPKDGTVTLETFKKAPKTTPKKKKN, from the coding sequence GTGCGATTATTCCTCTACGCAGCCATTATTTTCATCTGTGGCATGAAAATTCAGGCAGCAGAAAAACCCAATGTGCTCTTTCTGTTTACCGATGACCAACGACCCGACTGCGTAGGTGCGTTAGGGCATCCTGTGTTACAAACCCCCCACCTGGATAGTCTGGTAAAACGTGGTTTTACCTTGACCAACAACTATTGCCTGGGGGCCAACAGTGGTGCGGTCTGTTTACCCAGCCGGAATATGTTGCTCAGTGGGCGGGCCTATTTTCGCTTCAAGGGAATGGCAGAGCCCACGAAGCCCCACCTGCCAGGCTCGTTTAAGAAAGCTGGCTATGAAACCTACCACCATGGCAAAATTGGCAATACCGCCCGCCTGATTCACAAAGAGTTCGACCACAGCAAGTATTTGCAGCCGAATGATGATGCGGAACGGAGAAACGGCGAACCCGGCAAACAGGTGGTGGATGATGCAATTGGATTTTTGAAGCAACGCACCAGCGACAAGCCGTTTTTGATGTATCTGGCGTTTGGCAACCCGCACGATCCCCGCGTGGCAGCTGAAAAATACCTGAAAATGTATGATCGTAGCAAAATTCCGCTGCCGAAAAATTACATGCCTTACCACCCCTTTAATAATGGGGAACTGTTTGTGCGGGATGAACGCCTGGCACCATGGCCACGCACGGAAGATGAAGTCCGCAAGCAACTCCATGAATATTTTGCAGTAATTACCGCGATGGATGGACATATCGGTCGCCTGCTGGCCCACCTGGAAGAAACGGGTGCGATGAAAAACACCATCGTGGTCTTTTCCAGCGATCACGGGCTGGCGATGGGCAGTCACGGCCTGTTTGGCAAGCAAAGTATTTATGAACACAGCATGAAAGCCCCACTGATTGTGGCAGGGCCGGGAGTTCCCCACGGAAAAAGCGATGCGATGACCTATCTGCTGGATATCTTCCCCACCCTGTGCGATTTAAGTGGGGTGGAAATGCCGGAAAATATTGATGGAAAGAGCTTTGCACCCGTCATCCGAGGCAAAGCAACCACCCACCGAGATCGGATTTTTCTATCGTATCAGGGGGTTCAGCGATCAATCCGTATTGGCAATTGGAAGTGCATCCGCTATCCACAGATCAACAAAACGCAGTTATTTGACCTGGCAACCGATCCGGATGAACTGCACGACCTGGCAGGTGAAGCAAAACATGCCGACCGGATCACCATGATGTTGACGACATTGAAGGAAGAGCAAAAACATTATGGGGATATGCAACCTTTGGAAGTAGCAAAACCCAAAGACGGCACTGTGACTCTGGAAACCTTCAAAAAAGCCCCAAAAACAACGCCGAAGAAAAAGAAGAATTGA
- a CDS encoding NAD(P)-dependent oxidoreductase, translated as MNSPKLLLTGATGKVGQHFLKRFLADPAYQSWQVVAICHQRTLPEHPRITCVRGTIADEGLVAQAMHQVTHVVHMATCKETPQDIMDVAIKGMFWLLEKARQQPGFQRFILIGGDAGMGHFFYPHPVPVTEQQPHSAYPGCYALSKVLEEVMLEQYGIQYNLDGCCLRAPWIMEKDDFKYQLSFGDDVFGGPRWCDLVGKEAATEYAKIGAVPVMQDENGQAVKRNFVHVDDLVDALLIALTHPRARRETFNICMNEPVDYQELADYLHRTRQLPDVPVKTPYHSTWLDNSKARFLLNWQPKYDLFRMTDEAFCYVRAADDPRKIWYPG; from the coding sequence ATGAACTCTCCCAAATTACTGCTTACTGGTGCCACTGGTAAAGTTGGCCAGCATTTTCTGAAACGTTTTCTTGCCGATCCTGCCTATCAGAGTTGGCAGGTGGTGGCAATTTGTCATCAGCGAACTTTGCCAGAGCACCCACGCATTACCTGTGTGCGTGGGACGATTGCTGATGAAGGACTGGTGGCTCAGGCGATGCACCAGGTGACGCACGTGGTGCACATGGCCACCTGCAAAGAAACGCCACAGGACATCATGGATGTGGCAATCAAGGGGATGTTCTGGTTACTAGAAAAGGCACGCCAGCAGCCCGGTTTTCAGCGATTCATTCTGATTGGTGGCGATGCTGGAATGGGTCATTTTTTCTATCCCCACCCAGTGCCAGTGACAGAACAGCAACCCCACAGTGCCTACCCAGGGTGTTACGCACTCTCCAAGGTGCTGGAAGAAGTAATGCTGGAACAATACGGCATTCAGTACAACCTGGATGGCTGCTGCCTGCGGGCACCCTGGATTATGGAAAAGGACGACTTCAAATACCAGCTTTCTTTTGGTGATGATGTCTTTGGTGGCCCCAGGTGGTGCGACCTGGTTGGAAAAGAAGCTGCGACAGAGTATGCAAAGATCGGTGCAGTACCGGTAATGCAGGATGAAAACGGTCAGGCAGTCAAACGAAACTTTGTGCATGTGGATGATCTGGTAGATGCCCTGCTGATTGCGTTAACCCACCCCAGGGCCAGGCGGGAAACGTTCAATATCTGCATGAACGAGCCAGTGGACTATCAGGAATTGGCCGATTACCTGCACCGCACGCGACAACTGCCTGATGTGCCAGTAAAAACACCTTATCATTCTACTTGGTTAGATAACTCCAAAGCCAGATTCCTGTTGAACTGGCAACCCAAGTACGACCTCTTCCGCATGACAGATGAGGCGTTCTGTTATGTGCGTGCCGCGGACGATCCGCGAAAAATTTGGTATCCGGGCTGA
- a CDS encoding DUF1080 domain-containing protein, translated as MKQQWMTCLLAVVLTAPVYAQGNGVWTNPQDKALPVDFTIQGEYSADHIGVQVIALDKGMFQAVVYPGGLPGAGWDGKNKSILAGKLDDNKKTATFAAATGNRKYLAGPAEQFSATRKFPPVGQMNYSATTDGTSFKLMGKEETTLKKVERKSDTLMLKAPEGAVVLFDGTSKDAWNGGRLDETTKLLNTDGKDILTKQKFNNYHMHVEFMLPFKPSGRGQGRGNSGFYQVHHYEVQILDSFGLDGANNECGGVYTKAEPKVNMCAPPLMWQTYDVEFTNAVVENGKKVKNAVMTLKHNGVVIHDKLEINGKTGGSRNDPEGTPGPILLQGHGNPLQYRNIWVVEKK; from the coding sequence ATGAAACAACAATGGATGACTTGCCTGCTGGCAGTGGTGCTGACAGCACCTGTGTATGCCCAGGGCAACGGTGTATGGACTAACCCACAGGATAAGGCCTTACCAGTTGATTTTACGATCCAGGGGGAATATTCTGCAGACCATATCGGTGTGCAGGTGATTGCACTGGATAAAGGAATGTTTCAGGCAGTGGTATACCCAGGTGGCTTACCAGGTGCAGGCTGGGATGGCAAAAACAAATCAATTCTGGCAGGCAAACTGGACGACAACAAAAAGACCGCCACTTTTGCAGCAGCTACCGGTAATCGAAAGTATCTGGCTGGTCCTGCCGAACAATTTTCTGCTACCCGCAAGTTCCCACCGGTGGGTCAGATGAATTATTCTGCAACAACAGATGGCACGTCCTTCAAACTGATGGGTAAAGAAGAAACGACCTTAAAGAAAGTAGAACGGAAAAGTGACACGCTGATGTTAAAGGCACCTGAAGGTGCTGTAGTGCTGTTTGACGGCACCAGCAAAGATGCCTGGAATGGTGGCCGCCTGGATGAAACAACGAAATTGCTGAACACCGACGGCAAAGATATTCTGACCAAACAGAAATTCAACAACTACCACATGCACGTTGAGTTTATGCTTCCGTTCAAACCATCTGGCCGTGGGCAGGGTCGTGGCAACAGCGGCTTCTATCAGGTACACCATTACGAAGTGCAGATTCTGGATTCATTCGGCCTGGATGGTGCCAATAACGAATGTGGTGGTGTCTACACCAAAGCAGAACCGAAAGTCAACATGTGTGCCCCACCACTGATGTGGCAGACTTATGATGTAGAGTTCACCAACGCGGTGGTTGAAAATGGCAAAAAGGTGAAGAATGCGGTGATGACTCTCAAGCACAATGGTGTAGTGATCCACGATAAACTGGAAATCAACGGCAAAACAGGTGGTTCCAGAAACGATCCAGAAGGTACTCCCGGGCCAATTTTGCTGCAGGGCCACGGGAACCCGTTGCAGTACCGCAATATCTGGGTGGTCGAAAAGAAGTAA
- the fba gene encoding class II fructose-bisphosphate aldolase (catalyzes the reversible aldol condensation of dihydroxyacetonephosphate and glyceraldehyde 3-phosphate in the Calvin cycle, glycolysis, and/or gluconeogenesis) codes for MPLVPLRLLLDHAAENDYGIAAFNVNNMEQIQAIMEAAKEVDAPVIIQASRGARSYSQDAYLRHLMLAAAELYPNIPIVMHQDHGNSVATCKSAIEQNFTSVMMDGSLKEDGKTPADYDYNVAVTAEVVKMAHPLGVSVEGELGCLGSLESGQGEQEDGHGAEGTLDHSQLLTDPAEAEDFVRKTKVDALAVAIGTSHGAYKFTRKPDGAVLAMDRIIEIHKRLPNCHMVMHGSSSVPQELQDLINKFGGKMKQTYGVPVEEIQLGIKNGVRKINVDTDNRMAMTAAIRQVLTEGPEKFDPRDYLKPAREAMKQVCKDRMVSFGQAGQASKVKIKTTAEFVSFYS; via the coding sequence ATGCCACTGGTACCGTTGAGACTGCTGTTGGATCACGCTGCGGAAAACGATTATGGGATTGCCGCGTTCAATGTGAACAACATGGAACAAATTCAGGCAATTATGGAAGCGGCCAAAGAAGTTGACGCACCAGTGATCATTCAGGCCAGCCGTGGGGCACGTTCCTATTCACAGGATGCCTATCTGCGTCACCTGATGCTTGCTGCAGCAGAATTGTACCCCAATATCCCGATCGTCATGCACCAGGACCACGGTAACAGTGTGGCAACCTGCAAAAGTGCGATCGAGCAGAACTTCACCAGCGTGATGATGGATGGTTCGTTGAAAGAAGATGGCAAAACACCCGCAGATTACGACTATAACGTCGCCGTTACTGCGGAAGTGGTGAAAATGGCCCACCCACTGGGGGTATCTGTGGAAGGTGAACTGGGTTGCCTCGGTTCTCTGGAATCAGGTCAGGGTGAACAGGAAGACGGCCACGGTGCGGAAGGTACCCTGGACCACTCCCAACTGTTGACTGATCCTGCCGAAGCGGAAGACTTTGTGCGGAAAACTAAAGTGGATGCGTTGGCAGTGGCCATCGGCACCAGCCACGGTGCGTACAAGTTCACCCGCAAACCCGATGGTGCGGTGCTGGCCATGGACCGCATTATCGAAATCCACAAACGCCTGCCAAACTGCCACATGGTGATGCACGGTTCTTCCAGTGTGCCCCAGGAACTGCAGGATTTGATTAACAAGTTCGGTGGCAAGATGAAGCAGACCTACGGTGTGCCCGTTGAAGAAATCCAATTGGGCATCAAAAACGGTGTGCGAAAAATCAATGTGGATACCGATAACCGGATGGCGATGACCGCTGCGATTCGCCAGGTGCTGACAGAAGGACCAGAAAAGTTTGATCCTCGCGATTATCTGAAACCAGCTCGCGAAGCGATGAAGCAAGTTTGCAAAGACCGGATGGTTTCGTTCGGTCAGGCGGGACAGGCCAGCAAAGTGAAAATTAAGACCACCGCAGAATTCGTATCGTTCTATTCTTAA
- a CDS encoding serine/threonine-protein kinase, translated as MSPPPLPLSPEIQQLVSTVQKSRLISADDFASLLDRASGNLRKDFDAFSDWLVKQGAFTDYQMSRLKQGTYQGLVLGHYHLLSPLGKGGMGTVFLARDIRSPEKRTAPASGLVALKILPPQKARSEDRALARFLREINLNKQVNHPHLTRMYEAGAIQNVHYIAMQYVRGKTLKDVITTNGPLPIADAARFFAEVADGLNHAHERGLIHRDIKPSNIMVTPNLHAKILDLGLAMMENEELPDDKTIVGGEGYVVGTMDFIAPEQIGTPTGVDGRADLYALGCTLYYTLTGHPPFPGGTSVEKMKKHLNEYPPLITDLNPTVPVEFAKLVEKIMHKVPEGRLQTAIIAREALARWGNATTARPMDVEADANPTEEIVLDLDSKPKESNNFFESIPVSIFEAKQKKHSKKAKETAEQPPLPSVPSAEDQKKADDGSDASQRKVKPSEGAPDEPQDETEPKRDRILFSPVVLIPAILFLLLLLATGIAGLIVLLR; from the coding sequence ATGTCACCTCCGCCACTGCCGTTATCGCCAGAAATACAGCAGCTTGTCAGCACGGTGCAGAAAAGTCGCCTGATTTCTGCGGATGACTTTGCTTCATTGCTCGACCGGGCAAGTGGGAACCTGCGAAAAGATTTCGACGCTTTTTCCGACTGGCTGGTGAAGCAGGGTGCGTTCACCGACTATCAGATGAGCCGGTTGAAACAGGGCACGTATCAGGGGTTGGTGCTGGGGCATTACCATCTTCTTTCCCCGTTGGGCAAAGGTGGGATGGGAACAGTATTTCTGGCTCGCGATATCCGATCGCCCGAAAAACGCACGGCACCCGCTTCTGGCCTGGTCGCTCTGAAGATTTTGCCCCCACAAAAAGCACGCAGTGAAGATCGGGCGCTTGCTCGTTTTTTGCGTGAAATCAACCTCAACAAACAGGTGAATCACCCCCACCTGACCAGAATGTATGAGGCGGGAGCAATCCAGAACGTTCACTATATTGCGATGCAATATGTGCGTGGAAAAACGCTGAAAGATGTCATTACCACCAATGGCCCGCTGCCAATTGCTGATGCTGCCCGGTTTTTTGCTGAAGTTGCTGATGGTCTGAACCATGCCCACGAACGAGGACTAATTCACCGCGACATTAAGCCGTCCAACATCATGGTAACGCCGAATCTGCACGCCAAAATCCTCGATCTGGGTTTGGCGATGATGGAAAATGAGGAACTTCCCGACGATAAAACCATTGTGGGTGGGGAAGGGTACGTTGTTGGCACGATGGATTTTATTGCACCGGAGCAGATTGGCACTCCCACTGGTGTTGATGGGCGGGCTGATCTGTACGCACTGGGATGCACACTGTACTACACGCTGACAGGCCACCCACCGTTTCCAGGTGGGACTTCTGTTGAGAAAATGAAAAAACATCTCAACGAATATCCGCCACTGATTACCGACCTGAATCCCACGGTGCCTGTGGAATTTGCCAAGTTGGTGGAAAAAATCATGCACAAAGTGCCAGAAGGTCGATTGCAGACGGCAATCATTGCCCGCGAAGCACTGGCACGGTGGGGTAACGCCACCACTGCCCGCCCCATGGATGTGGAGGCCGATGCGAATCCCACAGAAGAAATTGTTCTGGATTTGGATTCGAAACCGAAAGAATCGAACAACTTTTTTGAATCGATTCCCGTTTCCATTTTTGAAGCGAAGCAGAAAAAGCACAGCAAAAAAGCAAAAGAAACCGCCGAACAACCACCTTTGCCTTCTGTCCCTTCGGCAGAAGATCAGAAAAAGGCCGATGATGGTTCAGACGCCTCTCAACGGAAGGTAAAACCATCGGAAGGGGCTCCTGATGAACCCCAGGATGAAACGGAGCCGAAACGAGACCGGATCCTGTTTTCACCAGTCGTGTTGATTCCTGCCATTCTTTTTCTGCTGTTACTGCTGGCTACAGGTATCGCGGGGCTGATTGTGTTGTTACGGTAA
- a CDS encoding DinB family protein — MNNIVVAAIQQEFLHVRRQIEKAIAGISDEAFFRTPQEPLNSIAIIIKHMAGNLKSRWTDFLTTDGEKPDRNRDGEFENAPTDTRETILDRWKIGWGILDATLASLSDQQLGETVTIRGEAYTVHGAMLRALSHAAYHAGQILYLVRWTTPDAPWQTIPKK, encoded by the coding sequence ATGAATAATATTGTTGTGGCAGCGATTCAGCAGGAATTTCTGCATGTCCGTCGGCAAATCGAAAAAGCAATTGCAGGTATTTCTGATGAGGCGTTTTTTCGAACCCCGCAGGAGCCACTCAATTCGATTGCGATTATCATCAAGCATATGGCGGGTAACTTAAAATCTCGCTGGACCGATTTTTTGACCACCGATGGCGAAAAACCAGACCGTAACCGCGATGGAGAGTTTGAAAACGCTCCCACGGATACGCGGGAAACCATTCTGGATCGTTGGAAGATTGGGTGGGGCATTCTGGATGCAACATTAGCCAGCCTGTCAGATCAACAACTGGGCGAAACGGTCACAATTCGGGGGGAAGCATATACCGTTCACGGTGCGATGCTACGTGCCTTGTCTCACGCTGCCTATCACGCAGGACAGATTTTGTATCTGGTTCGCTGGACCACGCCCGACGCACCATGGCAGACAATTCCCAAAAAGTAA
- a CDS encoding DUF1501 domain-containing protein encodes MFQNDPITRRDLLATVGTGLGLLALPTLLQADPLSAGSNPLAPRKPPFAAKAKHIIHIYLNGGPSQVDTWDYKPQLQKFAGKTLPVRNLATERETGVALPTPFKFQQYGKSGLWCSEIFQKTASQHADKLCIIKSMYANTPNHEQSMRLMNTGDERLSRPSYGSWLLYGLGCENQNLPGFITMCPGLPVADSSNWRSAFLPGIFQGTYLDTRKKEAKDLIANIANPKTTPTDQRRQLDLLSRLNKNHQAPRADDPNLEARIQSFELAFRMQTEATEAFDISKETQQTLDLYGANKVHGRQLLIARRLIERGVRVVQCYHGDVQPWDSHGNIAGEHRRLGGECDGPIAALLTDLDKRGLLDETLVICGGEFGRTPAVEIPIGGGNPTGRDHNHHGFTIWLAGGGVKAGFSYGATDEFGYLAVENRVHVHDLHATLLHLMGFDHRKLTYRHAGLDFRLTGLEEAHVVKEIIG; translated from the coding sequence ATGTTTCAAAACGATCCGATAACACGGCGTGACCTGTTGGCAACGGTGGGGACTGGCCTGGGCTTGCTGGCACTGCCCACATTGCTGCAGGCAGATCCACTTTCTGCCGGAAGCAATCCGCTGGCACCACGGAAACCACCTTTTGCAGCGAAAGCGAAGCATATTATCCACATCTACCTGAACGGCGGGCCTTCGCAGGTAGATACGTGGGATTACAAACCACAACTACAGAAATTCGCGGGCAAAACCCTGCCCGTTCGAAATCTTGCCACGGAGCGGGAAACTGGTGTCGCCTTACCCACACCATTCAAATTCCAGCAGTATGGCAAAAGTGGGCTGTGGTGCAGCGAAATCTTTCAAAAAACTGCCAGCCAGCATGCGGATAAACTGTGCATCATTAAATCGATGTATGCCAACACACCCAACCACGAACAGAGCATGCGGTTGATGAACACCGGTGACGAACGACTGTCTCGCCCCAGTTATGGATCGTGGCTGCTGTACGGTCTGGGGTGCGAAAACCAGAATCTGCCTGGCTTTATCACCATGTGCCCCGGCTTGCCCGTTGCCGACTCTTCCAACTGGCGATCAGCTTTTCTACCTGGAATTTTTCAGGGAACTTATCTGGATACTCGCAAAAAAGAGGCGAAAGACCTCATCGCCAACATTGCCAACCCGAAAACAACCCCCACCGATCAGCGTCGGCAATTGGATCTGCTCAGCAGGCTGAACAAAAACCATCAGGCCCCACGTGCAGATGATCCGAATCTGGAAGCACGGATTCAATCGTTCGAACTGGCCTTCCGAATGCAGACAGAAGCTACAGAAGCATTTGATATTTCCAAAGAAACCCAACAGACGCTGGATTTGTACGGGGCCAACAAAGTACATGGCAGACAATTATTGATTGCCCGTCGCCTGATCGAGCGTGGGGTGCGGGTGGTGCAGTGTTACCACGGGGATGTGCAGCCCTGGGATTCCCACGGAAATATTGCCGGTGAGCATCGTCGCCTGGGTGGGGAATGCGATGGCCCGATTGCCGCACTGCTGACCGATCTGGACAAACGTGGTTTGCTGGATGAAACGCTGGTTATTTGTGGGGGCGAATTCGGCCGCACACCAGCAGTGGAAATTCCGATCGGTGGGGGTAATCCCACTGGTCGCGATCACAACCACCACGGCTTTACGATCTGGTTAGCGGGTGGGGGTGTCAAAGCGGGCTTCAGCTACGGTGCCACCGACGAATTTGGTTATCTGGCAGTTGAAAATCGCGTTCATGTACACGATCTTCATGCTACTTTGCTGCATCTGATGGGGTTTGATCACCGCAAGCTGACGTATCGTCATGCTGGGCTGGACTTCCGTCTGACAGGCCTCGAAGAAGCCCACGTGGTGAAAGAAATTATTGGTTGA
- a CDS encoding PSD1 and planctomycete cytochrome C domain-containing protein: protein MNFVRSCIIGKISPFVLVAMLLIGLVGSPAPIWGKDNVVQLKYFEEKVRPLLVKHCYRCHNEDISEGNLRLDTKNGWERGGERGPAIVPSDPAASLLIRVVSRRDDKLKMPPKDSAKLSNAEIDVLTTWIRQGAFDPRVGVQIVTDIEKVAAKHWAFQPINPPKVPAKGHPIDALIDARLQEQQIVPTEPADMPTLVRRATYDLIGLPPTEQQLATPREKFLDLVRELLASPRHGERWARHWLDVARYSDAKDGVLMYGSARIRPFAYTYRDYVIRAFNDDKPFDRFIREQLAADQLGLPEDSPDLAAMGFLTLGRMFDSNRHDVIDDQIDVVGRGFLGLTVSCARCHDHKYDPIPTADYYSLHGVFANSIEPDDRPRIGPITDAGKPFEQEFAAKRKEIHLKQQEHYQATLKTARDRTPDYLVHVATTEPDNTETTIFFLSLTPDQLRPQITKRWRQLIARRAFPEDPIFGPWHDLMRDFRLQPKQWQERGIDQRVIDGLVAAKPGTQAEVASAYGKIILAAYNQKMGENDPLARLLISRDGPVWFPARDVGFYLSRQPADAYRGLVGQLDAIAVKHANAPARAMILQDAEFLYDPVIFQRGDPNARGNPVPRQFLKILSSGDRTPFPNGSGRRDLAEAIASPTNPLTARVWVNRVWQHHFGEPLVENPSDFGLQSAKPVQMDLLDYLADFFIRSGWKTKPLHELIMTSRAYQRSSILPETMQMANQRRKDPTNRYLWYGNRRRLDLEQMRDALLLVAGQLDETMYGRPVLINNPTTFRRTIYCFVERQNIPAVVQTFDFANPDTSTARRSQTTVPQQALFALNSPMVLALTISVAKRIGPGEPAQQVEKLFQLIYGRKPTAPELQDCTEFLKAGKLEQLAQVLLMSNEFMFVD, encoded by the coding sequence ATGAACTTTGTTCGCAGTTGTATTATTGGGAAAATCAGCCCGTTCGTATTGGTTGCTATGCTGCTCATCGGCCTGGTGGGCAGCCCCGCACCGATCTGGGGGAAAGACAATGTGGTACAACTCAAGTACTTTGAAGAAAAGGTGCGGCCATTACTGGTAAAGCACTGCTACCGATGCCATAACGAGGATATTTCGGAGGGAAATCTGCGGCTGGATACAAAAAACGGTTGGGAACGTGGGGGCGAGCGTGGGCCTGCAATTGTACCCAGCGATCCTGCTGCCAGTCTGTTGATTCGCGTGGTATCGCGACGCGATGACAAATTGAAAATGCCACCCAAAGACAGTGCCAAATTAAGTAATGCCGAAATAGACGTGTTAACCACCTGGATCCGGCAGGGTGCGTTCGATCCCCGCGTGGGGGTGCAGATTGTCACCGATATTGAAAAAGTTGCTGCGAAGCATTGGGCTTTTCAGCCGATCAATCCGCCAAAGGTACCTGCAAAAGGTCATCCGATTGATGCCTTGATTGACGCTCGATTGCAGGAACAGCAGATCGTGCCCACGGAACCTGCAGATATGCCCACCCTGGTTCGGCGGGCAACGTATGATCTCATCGGCCTGCCACCGACGGAACAGCAGTTAGCTACCCCACGCGAGAAGTTTCTGGATCTGGTGCGGGAGTTGCTGGCTTCGCCACGCCACGGCGAACGTTGGGCCAGACATTGGCTGGATGTGGCACGTTATTCCGATGCGAAAGACGGTGTGCTGATGTATGGCAGCGCTCGTATTCGTCCATTTGCCTATACATATCGAGATTATGTCATCCGGGCCTTCAACGACGACAAGCCGTTCGATCGCTTTATTCGCGAGCAATTGGCTGCCGATCAACTGGGCTTGCCGGAAGATTCACCCGACCTGGCAGCGATGGGCTTTCTGACCCTGGGCCGCATGTTTGACAGCAATCGACATGATGTCATTGATGATCAGATTGATGTGGTGGGGCGAGGCTTCCTGGGTCTGACGGTTAGTTGTGCCCGCTGCCACGATCACAAGTACGATCCGATTCCCACTGCGGATTATTATTCCCTGCATGGTGTATTTGCCAACAGTATCGAACCGGATGATCGCCCACGGATTGGGCCAATTACTGATGCAGGCAAACCTTTTGAACAGGAGTTTGCTGCCAAGCGGAAAGAAATTCACCTGAAGCAGCAGGAACACTATCAGGCCACATTGAAAACTGCACGAGACCGCACACCAGACTATCTGGTCCATGTGGCAACCACCGAGCCGGATAATACAGAAACGACGATCTTTTTTCTGTCGCTGACACCTGATCAGCTTCGCCCACAGATTACCAAACGTTGGCGACAACTCATTGCACGAAGAGCTTTCCCGGAAGATCCCATTTTTGGACCCTGGCACGACCTGATGCGGGATTTTCGCCTGCAACCAAAGCAGTGGCAGGAACGTGGGATTGATCAGCGGGTGATTGATGGTCTCGTTGCGGCCAAACCAGGTACCCAGGCCGAAGTAGCCAGTGCATACGGCAAAATCATTCTGGCTGCTTACAACCAGAAGATGGGTGAAAACGACCCGCTGGCACGATTACTGATTTCCCGCGATGGGCCAGTCTGGTTTCCTGCCCGTGATGTTGGATTCTACCTTTCCCGTCAGCCCGCAGATGCCTACCGTGGCCTGGTGGGGCAATTGGATGCCATCGCCGTCAAGCATGCCAACGCACCCGCAAGGGCAATGATTCTGCAGGATGCAGAATTTCTGTACGACCCTGTCATTTTCCAGCGTGGGGACCCAAACGCCCGCGGCAACCCAGTGCCACGCCAATTTCTGAAAATTCTCTCATCAGGTGATCGCACCCCATTCCCGAATGGCAGTGGCAGGCGGGATCTGGCGGAAGCGATTGCCTCTCCCACCAACCCACTGACTGCTCGCGTGTGGGTAAATCGGGTCTGGCAGCACCACTTTGGCGAGCCTCTGGTGGAAAACCCCAGTGACTTTGGCCTGCAATCTGCCAAACCAGTGCAGATGGATCTGCTGGATTATCTGGCCGACTTTTTCATTCGTAGTGGCTGGAAAACCAAACCACTTCACGAGCTGATCATGACATCGCGTGCGTATCAACGGTCTTCCATTCTGCCAGAAACAATGCAAATGGCGAATCAACGGCGAAAAGACCCCACCAATCGCTATTTGTGGTACGGAAATCGTCGTCGGCTTGACCTGGAACAGATGCGTGATGCTTTGCTACTGGTGGCAGGGCAACTGGATGAAACGATGTATGGCCGGCCCGTGTTAATTAATAATCCCACAACATTTCGCCGTACAATCTATTGCTTTGTTGAACGTCAGAATATCCCCGCCGTGGTCCAGACATTCGATTTTGCCAATCCCGATACCAGCACCGCAAGACGCTCGCAAACTACGGTGCCACAACAGGCTCTGTTTGCACTGAATTCACCGATGGTGCTGGCACTCACAATTTCTGTTGCCAAACGGATCGGACCGGGCGAACCTGCCCAGCAAGTGGAGAAATTGTTCCAGTTGATTTATGGCCGCAAGCCGACAGCCCCTGAATTGCAGGATTGCACTGAATTTCTCAAGGCAGGCAAACTGGAACAACTGGCCCAGGTGCTGCTGATGAGCAACGAATTCATGTTTGTAGATTGA